The Heterodontus francisci isolate sHetFra1 unplaced genomic scaffold, sHetFra1.hap1 HAP1_SCAFFOLD_398, whole genome shotgun sequence genome has a window encoding:
- the LOC137361221 gene encoding uncharacterized protein, producing MRTLCLFLLVLFWVPESDAVALNDNVLAGIVSQFRQVSGHQPSSTTGGGQFAFLMVLTPQQCTGANINQNVQFRPSDSGRPVIRGGVNYFLNSRSVNYIAVYPNTGSRCSENKLLHFTQEDQRYGQTDSAARLLQNSINNQGLQVGCVILYTTYTPCIQSCFSGNENCDILAALGQAPFSHPWAGPQVQKYFVFSTLYRYDNNRNKIPTVRNKLGQVTQAGFHIRKCDGTNSQIQCQDCTHPGGYCI from the exons ATGCGGACTCTCTGCTTGTTCCTGTTGGTGCTGTTCTGGGTCCCCGAGTCAGATGCGGTTGCACTAAATGACAATGTCTTGGCTGGAATTGTCTCACA ATTCCGACAAGTGTCTGGCCACCAGCCCAGCAGTACGACTGGGGGAGGACAGTTCGCCTTCCTGATGGTGTTAACTCCTCAACAATGCACCGGTGCCAATATCAATCAGAATGTACAATTCAGACCCTCTGATTCAGGAAGACCGGTTATTCGTGGCGGTGTGAATTACTTCCTGAACAGTCGATCAGTAAACTACATCGCAGTTTACCCCAACACAGGAAGTCGCTGCTCAGAGAATAAACTGTTACACTTCACTCAGGAGGATCAACGCTATGGGCAGACTGACAGTGCAGCTCGGCTGCTTCAGAATAGCATCAATAACCAGGGGCTGCAGGTTGGCTGTGTCATTCTCTACACCACCTACACCCCCTGCATCCAGAGCTGCTTCAGTGGCAATGAGAATTGTGACATCCTCGCCGCGTTAGGCCAGGCACCCTTTAGCCACCCATGGGCTGGCCCGCAGGTTCAGAAGTATTTTGTCTTCAGTACATTGTACCGATACGACAATAATAGAAATAAGATCCCCACAGTTCGAAACAAGCTGGGACAAGTTACCCAGGCAGGCTTTCACATCAGAAAGTGTGATGGGACCAACAGCCAAATACAGTGTCAGGACTGCACCCACCCTGGGGGCTACTGTATCTAG